One Mauremys mutica isolate MM-2020 ecotype Southern chromosome 19, ASM2049712v1, whole genome shotgun sequence genomic window carries:
- the KIF12 gene encoding kinesin-like protein KIF12 isoform X6 produces MEPEPEQGQGPKVGAGAKPLHLAAQSPAGEQEDPVDRKETRLRVVVRVRPLTCPERRRGDQRVVHCLGDNTVYVNAAGQQAAFRLSAVFDAGTSQEGVFEGSGMKRLIELAASGFSCTAFAFGQTGSGKTYTLMGPLAQGEGQPATPYLGGLMQRAFVCLLEQTQRYRPGLVLSASYVEIHNEQVRDLLSPGPPRPLPVRWSKTRGFYIENLLTVEFGSLEAIMDLLQEGTRRRRSAAHALNGHSSRSHALLTIRIRRKAMSPDPSSPQQGVLCFVDLAGSERVKDTGSAGERLVEASNINRSLLALGHCISLLVDPRRRRSHIPYRDSKLTRLLAESLGGSGVTLMQVACVSPSSRCLPETLRTLRFAGRAKKVTTKPVAHRISREKLLRSLEQEIQALREENLSLRQQLRLPRILGGSTATHTAPTQLPECQEESHAPGQRGAPRRAPGAARRSLYGLLQEFVLENEQLRHLESPPALSSWGQARRSPEAAPGSCSIQALPCPRPAPGAAQCGHLLLELPPWEGLTAQSSSRFQGPSQGSPWQDPAQPWPQQHPVAPWFLQGKRSLGRRKSSAGSCLLLRDTQQQGPEPPPGLEGQVTPSAPPLPGSSTGRQAAGADPELRLEEVLHSRQEQLQYYSLRNQSSGCTWDARD; encoded by the exons ATGGAGCCAGagccggagcaggggcaggggcccaaGGTGGGCGCAGGAGCCAAGCCACTACATCTAGCTGCGCA GAGCCCAGCAGGCGAACAGGAGGATCCCGTGGACAGGAAGGAAACACGTCTCCGGGTGGTGGtcag GGTTCGGCCCCTGACCTGCCCGGAGCGCCGCAGAGGGGACCAGCGTGTGGTGCACTGCCTTGGGGACAACACCGTCTAC GTGAATGCGGCCGGGCAGCAGGCGGCCTTCAGGTTAAGTGCCGTGTTCGATGCAGGCACGTCCCAGGAAGGGGTGTTTGAAGGCAGCGGGATGAAGCGACTCATAGAGCTGGCAGCGAGTGG gttctCCTGCACTGCCTTTGCCTTTGGACAAACGGGCTCTGGAAAGACCTACACGTTAATGGGACCCTTAGCCCAG GGCGAGGGCCAGCCAGCGACTCCCTACCTCGGGGGGCTGATGCAAAGGGCCTTTGTGTGTCTCCTGGAGCAGACGCAGCGCTACAGACCCGGCCTCGTGCTCAGCGCCTCGTACGTGGAGATACACAATGAGCAG GTGAGAGACCTGCTGAGCCCAGGGCCACCCAGGCCCCTGCCCGTGCGATGGAGCAAAACCAGGGGCTTCTACATCGAGAACCTGCTCACGGTGGAGTTTGGGAGCCTGGAGGCCATCATGGACCTGCTGCAGGAAG GCACCCGAAGGCGGCGGAGCGCCGCGCATGCACTGAATGGGCACTCGAGCCGCAGCCACGCCCTGCTGACCATCCGCATCCGCCGCAAGGCT atGAGCCCagatcccagctccccccagcaaGGCGTGCTCTGCTTCGTGGACCTGGCCGGCAGCGAGAGGGTGAAGGACACCGGCTCGGCTGGGGAGCGCTTAGTGGAGGCCAGCAACATCAACCGCAGTCTCCTGGCTCTAG GGCACTGCATCTCTCTGCTGGTGGACCCCAGACGGAGGCGGAGTCACATCCCGTACAGGGACAGCAAGCTCACCCGGCTGCTGGCCGAGTCCCTGGGCGGATCCGGGGTCACGCTCATG CAGGTCGCCTGCGTCTCGCCCTCCTCGCGCTGCCTGCCGGAGACACTGCGCACGCTGCGCTTCGCCGGCAGGGCCAAGAAGGTCACCACCAAGCCTGTGGCCCACAGG ATTTCCCGGGAGAAGCTGCTGCGAAGTTTGGAGCAAGAAATCCAGGCCCTGCGGGAGGAAAACCTCTCCCTGCGCCAGCAGCTGCGGCTGCCCAGGATACTGGGCGGGAGCACAGCCACCCACACAGCCCCCACAC AGCTGCCCGAGTGCCAGGAGGAGAGCCATGCCCCTGGGCAGAGAGGGGCCCCGAGGAGAGCACCCGGCGCGGCCAGGCGCAGCCTCTATGGCCTCCTGCAGGAGTTTGTGCTGGAGAACGAGCAGCTTAG GCACCTGGAGTCCCCCCCAGCCCtcagcagctggggccaggcccgACGCTCCCCCGAAGCTGCCCCCGGCTCCTGCAGcatccaggccctgccctgcccccgccctgcccccggcGCAGCCCAGTGTGGCCAC CTGCTCCTGGAGCTGCCGCCATGGGAGGGGCTCACTGCCCAGAGCAGTTCCAGGTTccaggggcccagccagggcAGCCCATGGCAGGATCCGgctcagccctggccccagcagcACCCTGTGGCTCCCTGGTTTCTCCAGGGGAAAAG GAGCCTGGGCCGAAGGAAGAGCTCTGCTGGCTCGTGTCTGCTCCTGAGAGACACCCAGCAGCAGGGCCCCGAGCCTCCCCCCGGCCTGGAGGGGCAGGTCACGCcgtcagcccctcccctgccaggcagcagcacagggcgCCAAG cagcaggtgctgaccCTGAGCTGCGGCTGGAGGAGGtgctgcactcacggcaggagcAGCTCCAATACTACAGCCTGCGGAACCAGAGCTCCGGCTGCACATGGGACGCCCGGGATTGA
- the KIF12 gene encoding kinesin-like protein KIF12 isoform X2, whose amino-acid sequence MLQLVRGCGALEPKTLAAAWPSKTAPGSPLAPPAARVPAPHTGCFPQEPSRRTGGSRGQEGNTSPGGGQGSAPDLPGAPQRGPACGALPWGQHRLRECPTLDRPQLGAGLILSQFSSPHARFSCTAFAFGQTGSGKTYTLMGPLAQVRAPPRGQTDSRAEQGEGQPATPYLGGLMQRAFVCLLEQTQRYRPGLVLSASYVEIHNEQVRDLLSPGPPRPLPVRWSKTRGFYIENLLTVEFGSLEAIMDLLQEGTRRRRSAAHALNGHSSRSHALLTIRIRRKAMSPDPSSPQQGVLCFVDLAGSERVKDTGSAGERLVEASNINRSLLALGHCISLLVDPRRRRSHIPYRDSKLTRLLAESLGGSGVTLMVACVSPSSRCLPETLRTLRFAGRAKKVTTKPVAHRISREKLLRSLEQEIQALREENLSLRQQLRLPRILGGSTATHTAPTQLPECQEESHAPGQRGAPRRAPGAARRSLYGLLQEFVLENEQLRHLESPPALSSWGQARRSPEAAPGSCSIQALPCPRPAPGAAQCGHLLLELPPWEGLTAQSSSRFQGPSQGSPWQDPAQPWPQQHPVAPWFLQGKRSLGRRKSSAGSCLLLRDTQQQGPEPPPGLEGQVTPSAPPLPGSSTGRQAAGADPELRLEEVLHSRQEQLQYYSLRNQSSGCTWDARD is encoded by the exons ATGCTGCAGCTggtgaggggctgtggggcgcTGGAGCCCAAAACCTTAGCAGCTGCATGGCCCAGTAAGacagcccctggctcccccttGGCTCCCCCGGCTGCCAgagtccctgctccccacactggTTGTTTTCCCCAGGAGCCCAGCAGGCGAACAGGAGGATCCCGTGGACAGGAAGGAAACACGTCTCCGGGTGGTGGtcag GGTTCGGCCCCTGACCTGCCCGGAGCGCCGCAGAGGGGACCAGCGTGTGGTGCACTGCCTTGGGGACAACACCGTCTACGTGAGTGCCCCACGCTGGACAGGCCACAGCTGGGCGCTGGCCTGATCCTGAGCCAGTTCTCTTCTCCCCATGCCAG gttctCCTGCACTGCCTTTGCCTTTGGACAAACGGGCTCTGGAAAGACCTACACGTTAATGGGACCCTTAGCCCAGGTGAGAGCCCCTCCTCGGGGGCAAACCGACAGCCGCGCTGAGCAG GGCGAGGGCCAGCCAGCGACTCCCTACCTCGGGGGGCTGATGCAAAGGGCCTTTGTGTGTCTCCTGGAGCAGACGCAGCGCTACAGACCCGGCCTCGTGCTCAGCGCCTCGTACGTGGAGATACACAATGAGCAG GTGAGAGACCTGCTGAGCCCAGGGCCACCCAGGCCCCTGCCCGTGCGATGGAGCAAAACCAGGGGCTTCTACATCGAGAACCTGCTCACGGTGGAGTTTGGGAGCCTGGAGGCCATCATGGACCTGCTGCAGGAAG GCACCCGAAGGCGGCGGAGCGCCGCGCATGCACTGAATGGGCACTCGAGCCGCAGCCACGCCCTGCTGACCATCCGCATCCGCCGCAAGGCT atGAGCCCagatcccagctccccccagcaaGGCGTGCTCTGCTTCGTGGACCTGGCCGGCAGCGAGAGGGTGAAGGACACCGGCTCGGCTGGGGAGCGCTTAGTGGAGGCCAGCAACATCAACCGCAGTCTCCTGGCTCTAG GGCACTGCATCTCTCTGCTGGTGGACCCCAGACGGAGGCGGAGTCACATCCCGTACAGGGACAGCAAGCTCACCCGGCTGCTGGCCGAGTCCCTGGGCGGATCCGGGGTCACGCTCATG GTCGCCTGCGTCTCGCCCTCCTCGCGCTGCCTGCCGGAGACACTGCGCACGCTGCGCTTCGCCGGCAGGGCCAAGAAGGTCACCACCAAGCCTGTGGCCCACAGG ATTTCCCGGGAGAAGCTGCTGCGAAGTTTGGAGCAAGAAATCCAGGCCCTGCGGGAGGAAAACCTCTCCCTGCGCCAGCAGCTGCGGCTGCCCAGGATACTGGGCGGGAGCACAGCCACCCACACAGCCCCCACAC AGCTGCCCGAGTGCCAGGAGGAGAGCCATGCCCCTGGGCAGAGAGGGGCCCCGAGGAGAGCACCCGGCGCGGCCAGGCGCAGCCTCTATGGCCTCCTGCAGGAGTTTGTGCTGGAGAACGAGCAGCTTAG GCACCTGGAGTCCCCCCCAGCCCtcagcagctggggccaggcccgACGCTCCCCCGAAGCTGCCCCCGGCTCCTGCAGcatccaggccctgccctgcccccgccctgcccccggcGCAGCCCAGTGTGGCCAC CTGCTCCTGGAGCTGCCGCCATGGGAGGGGCTCACTGCCCAGAGCAGTTCCAGGTTccaggggcccagccagggcAGCCCATGGCAGGATCCGgctcagccctggccccagcagcACCCTGTGGCTCCCTGGTTTCTCCAGGGGAAAAG GAGCCTGGGCCGAAGGAAGAGCTCTGCTGGCTCGTGTCTGCTCCTGAGAGACACCCAGCAGCAGGGCCCCGAGCCTCCCCCCGGCCTGGAGGGGCAGGTCACGCcgtcagcccctcccctgccaggcagcagcacagggcgCCAAG cagcaggtgctgaccCTGAGCTGCGGCTGGAGGAGGtgctgcactcacggcaggagcAGCTCCAATACTACAGCCTGCGGAACCAGAGCTCCGGCTGCACATGGGACGCCCGGGATTGA
- the KIF12 gene encoding kinesin-like protein KIF12 isoform X3, producing the protein MLQLVRGCGALEPKTLAAAWPSKTAPGSPLAPPAARVPAPHTGCFPQEPSRRTGGSRGQEGNTSPGGGQGSAPDLPGAPQRGPACGALPWGQHRLRECPTLDRPQLGAGLILSQFSSPHARFSCTAFAFGQTGSGKTYTLMGPLAQVRAPPRGQTDSRAEQGEGQPATPYLGGLMQRAFVCLLEQTQRYRPGLVLSASYVEIHNEQVRDLLSPGPPRPLPVRWSKTRGFYIENLLTVEFGSLEAIMDLLQEGTRRRRSAAHALNGHSSRSHALLTIRIRRKAMSPDPSSPQQGVLCFVDLAGSERVKDTGSAGERLVEASNINRSLLALGHCISLLVDPRRRRSHIPYRDSKLTRLLAESLGGSGVTLMQVACVSPSSRCLPETLRTLRFAGRAKKVTTKPVAHRISREKLLRSLEQEIQALREENLSLRQQLRLPRILGGSTATHTAPTQLPECQEESHAPGQRGAPRRAPGAARRSLYGLLQEFVLENEQLRHLESPPALSSWGQARRSPEAAPGSCSIQALPCPRPAPGAAQCGHLLLELPPWEGLTAQSSSRFQGPSQGSPWQDPAQPWPQQHPVAPWFLQGKRSLGRRKSSAGSCLLLRDTQQQGPEPPPGLEGQVTPSAPPLPGSSTGRQAGADPELRLEEVLHSRQEQLQYYSLRNQSSGCTWDARD; encoded by the exons ATGCTGCAGCTggtgaggggctgtggggcgcTGGAGCCCAAAACCTTAGCAGCTGCATGGCCCAGTAAGacagcccctggctcccccttGGCTCCCCCGGCTGCCAgagtccctgctccccacactggTTGTTTTCCCCAGGAGCCCAGCAGGCGAACAGGAGGATCCCGTGGACAGGAAGGAAACACGTCTCCGGGTGGTGGtcag GGTTCGGCCCCTGACCTGCCCGGAGCGCCGCAGAGGGGACCAGCGTGTGGTGCACTGCCTTGGGGACAACACCGTCTACGTGAGTGCCCCACGCTGGACAGGCCACAGCTGGGCGCTGGCCTGATCCTGAGCCAGTTCTCTTCTCCCCATGCCAG gttctCCTGCACTGCCTTTGCCTTTGGACAAACGGGCTCTGGAAAGACCTACACGTTAATGGGACCCTTAGCCCAGGTGAGAGCCCCTCCTCGGGGGCAAACCGACAGCCGCGCTGAGCAG GGCGAGGGCCAGCCAGCGACTCCCTACCTCGGGGGGCTGATGCAAAGGGCCTTTGTGTGTCTCCTGGAGCAGACGCAGCGCTACAGACCCGGCCTCGTGCTCAGCGCCTCGTACGTGGAGATACACAATGAGCAG GTGAGAGACCTGCTGAGCCCAGGGCCACCCAGGCCCCTGCCCGTGCGATGGAGCAAAACCAGGGGCTTCTACATCGAGAACCTGCTCACGGTGGAGTTTGGGAGCCTGGAGGCCATCATGGACCTGCTGCAGGAAG GCACCCGAAGGCGGCGGAGCGCCGCGCATGCACTGAATGGGCACTCGAGCCGCAGCCACGCCCTGCTGACCATCCGCATCCGCCGCAAGGCT atGAGCCCagatcccagctccccccagcaaGGCGTGCTCTGCTTCGTGGACCTGGCCGGCAGCGAGAGGGTGAAGGACACCGGCTCGGCTGGGGAGCGCTTAGTGGAGGCCAGCAACATCAACCGCAGTCTCCTGGCTCTAG GGCACTGCATCTCTCTGCTGGTGGACCCCAGACGGAGGCGGAGTCACATCCCGTACAGGGACAGCAAGCTCACCCGGCTGCTGGCCGAGTCCCTGGGCGGATCCGGGGTCACGCTCATG CAGGTCGCCTGCGTCTCGCCCTCCTCGCGCTGCCTGCCGGAGACACTGCGCACGCTGCGCTTCGCCGGCAGGGCCAAGAAGGTCACCACCAAGCCTGTGGCCCACAGG ATTTCCCGGGAGAAGCTGCTGCGAAGTTTGGAGCAAGAAATCCAGGCCCTGCGGGAGGAAAACCTCTCCCTGCGCCAGCAGCTGCGGCTGCCCAGGATACTGGGCGGGAGCACAGCCACCCACACAGCCCCCACAC AGCTGCCCGAGTGCCAGGAGGAGAGCCATGCCCCTGGGCAGAGAGGGGCCCCGAGGAGAGCACCCGGCGCGGCCAGGCGCAGCCTCTATGGCCTCCTGCAGGAGTTTGTGCTGGAGAACGAGCAGCTTAG GCACCTGGAGTCCCCCCCAGCCCtcagcagctggggccaggcccgACGCTCCCCCGAAGCTGCCCCCGGCTCCTGCAGcatccaggccctgccctgcccccgccctgcccccggcGCAGCCCAGTGTGGCCAC CTGCTCCTGGAGCTGCCGCCATGGGAGGGGCTCACTGCCCAGAGCAGTTCCAGGTTccaggggcccagccagggcAGCCCATGGCAGGATCCGgctcagccctggccccagcagcACCCTGTGGCTCCCTGGTTTCTCCAGGGGAAAAG GAGCCTGGGCCGAAGGAAGAGCTCTGCTGGCTCGTGTCTGCTCCTGAGAGACACCCAGCAGCAGGGCCCCGAGCCTCCCCCCGGCCTGGAGGGGCAGGTCACGCcgtcagcccctcccctgccaggcagcagcacagggcgCCAAG caggtgctgaccCTGAGCTGCGGCTGGAGGAGGtgctgcactcacggcaggagcAGCTCCAATACTACAGCCTGCGGAACCAGAGCTCCGGCTGCACATGGGACGCCCGGGATTGA
- the KIF12 gene encoding kinesin-like protein KIF12 isoform X5 → MLQLVRGCGALEPKTLAAAWPSKTAPGSPLAPPAARVPAPHTGCFPQEPSRRTGGSRGQEGNTSPGGGQGSAPDLPGAPQRGPACGALPWGQHRLRECPTLDRPQLGAGLILSQFSSPHARFSCTAFAFGQTGSGKTYTLMGPLAQGEGQPATPYLGGLMQRAFVCLLEQTQRYRPGLVLSASYVEIHNEQVRDLLSPGPPRPLPVRWSKTRGFYIENLLTVEFGSLEAIMDLLQEGTRRRRSAAHALNGHSSRSHALLTIRIRRKAMSPDPSSPQQGVLCFVDLAGSERVKDTGSAGERLVEASNINRSLLALGHCISLLVDPRRRRSHIPYRDSKLTRLLAESLGGSGVTLMQVACVSPSSRCLPETLRTLRFAGRAKKVTTKPVAHRISREKLLRSLEQEIQALREENLSLRQQLRLPRILGGSTATHTAPTQLPECQEESHAPGQRGAPRRAPGAARRSLYGLLQEFVLENEQLRHLESPPALSSWGQARRSPEAAPGSCSIQALPCPRPAPGAAQCGHLLLELPPWEGLTAQSSSRFQGPSQGSPWQDPAQPWPQQHPVAPWFLQGKRSLGRRKSSAGSCLLLRDTQQQGPEPPPGLEGQVTPSAPPLPGSSTGRQAAGADPELRLEEVLHSRQEQLQYYSLRNQSSGCTWDARD, encoded by the exons ATGCTGCAGCTggtgaggggctgtggggcgcTGGAGCCCAAAACCTTAGCAGCTGCATGGCCCAGTAAGacagcccctggctcccccttGGCTCCCCCGGCTGCCAgagtccctgctccccacactggTTGTTTTCCCCAGGAGCCCAGCAGGCGAACAGGAGGATCCCGTGGACAGGAAGGAAACACGTCTCCGGGTGGTGGtcag GGTTCGGCCCCTGACCTGCCCGGAGCGCCGCAGAGGGGACCAGCGTGTGGTGCACTGCCTTGGGGACAACACCGTCTACGTGAGTGCCCCACGCTGGACAGGCCACAGCTGGGCGCTGGCCTGATCCTGAGCCAGTTCTCTTCTCCCCATGCCAG gttctCCTGCACTGCCTTTGCCTTTGGACAAACGGGCTCTGGAAAGACCTACACGTTAATGGGACCCTTAGCCCAG GGCGAGGGCCAGCCAGCGACTCCCTACCTCGGGGGGCTGATGCAAAGGGCCTTTGTGTGTCTCCTGGAGCAGACGCAGCGCTACAGACCCGGCCTCGTGCTCAGCGCCTCGTACGTGGAGATACACAATGAGCAG GTGAGAGACCTGCTGAGCCCAGGGCCACCCAGGCCCCTGCCCGTGCGATGGAGCAAAACCAGGGGCTTCTACATCGAGAACCTGCTCACGGTGGAGTTTGGGAGCCTGGAGGCCATCATGGACCTGCTGCAGGAAG GCACCCGAAGGCGGCGGAGCGCCGCGCATGCACTGAATGGGCACTCGAGCCGCAGCCACGCCCTGCTGACCATCCGCATCCGCCGCAAGGCT atGAGCCCagatcccagctccccccagcaaGGCGTGCTCTGCTTCGTGGACCTGGCCGGCAGCGAGAGGGTGAAGGACACCGGCTCGGCTGGGGAGCGCTTAGTGGAGGCCAGCAACATCAACCGCAGTCTCCTGGCTCTAG GGCACTGCATCTCTCTGCTGGTGGACCCCAGACGGAGGCGGAGTCACATCCCGTACAGGGACAGCAAGCTCACCCGGCTGCTGGCCGAGTCCCTGGGCGGATCCGGGGTCACGCTCATG CAGGTCGCCTGCGTCTCGCCCTCCTCGCGCTGCCTGCCGGAGACACTGCGCACGCTGCGCTTCGCCGGCAGGGCCAAGAAGGTCACCACCAAGCCTGTGGCCCACAGG ATTTCCCGGGAGAAGCTGCTGCGAAGTTTGGAGCAAGAAATCCAGGCCCTGCGGGAGGAAAACCTCTCCCTGCGCCAGCAGCTGCGGCTGCCCAGGATACTGGGCGGGAGCACAGCCACCCACACAGCCCCCACAC AGCTGCCCGAGTGCCAGGAGGAGAGCCATGCCCCTGGGCAGAGAGGGGCCCCGAGGAGAGCACCCGGCGCGGCCAGGCGCAGCCTCTATGGCCTCCTGCAGGAGTTTGTGCTGGAGAACGAGCAGCTTAG GCACCTGGAGTCCCCCCCAGCCCtcagcagctggggccaggcccgACGCTCCCCCGAAGCTGCCCCCGGCTCCTGCAGcatccaggccctgccctgcccccgccctgcccccggcGCAGCCCAGTGTGGCCAC CTGCTCCTGGAGCTGCCGCCATGGGAGGGGCTCACTGCCCAGAGCAGTTCCAGGTTccaggggcccagccagggcAGCCCATGGCAGGATCCGgctcagccctggccccagcagcACCCTGTGGCTCCCTGGTTTCTCCAGGGGAAAAG GAGCCTGGGCCGAAGGAAGAGCTCTGCTGGCTCGTGTCTGCTCCTGAGAGACACCCAGCAGCAGGGCCCCGAGCCTCCCCCCGGCCTGGAGGGGCAGGTCACGCcgtcagcccctcccctgccaggcagcagcacagggcgCCAAG cagcaggtgctgaccCTGAGCTGCGGCTGGAGGAGGtgctgcactcacggcaggagcAGCTCCAATACTACAGCCTGCGGAACCAGAGCTCCGGCTGCACATGGGACGCCCGGGATTGA
- the KIF12 gene encoding kinesin-like protein KIF12 isoform X1 — protein MLQLVRGCGALEPKTLAAAWPSKTAPGSPLAPPAARVPAPHTGCFPQEPSRRTGGSRGQEGNTSPGGGQGSAPDLPGAPQRGPACGALPWGQHRLRECPTLDRPQLGAGLILSQFSSPHARFSCTAFAFGQTGSGKTYTLMGPLAQVRAPPRGQTDSRAEQGEGQPATPYLGGLMQRAFVCLLEQTQRYRPGLVLSASYVEIHNEQVRDLLSPGPPRPLPVRWSKTRGFYIENLLTVEFGSLEAIMDLLQEGTRRRRSAAHALNGHSSRSHALLTIRIRRKAMSPDPSSPQQGVLCFVDLAGSERVKDTGSAGERLVEASNINRSLLALGHCISLLVDPRRRRSHIPYRDSKLTRLLAESLGGSGVTLMQVACVSPSSRCLPETLRTLRFAGRAKKVTTKPVAHRISREKLLRSLEQEIQALREENLSLRQQLRLPRILGGSTATHTAPTQLPECQEESHAPGQRGAPRRAPGAARRSLYGLLQEFVLENEQLRHLESPPALSSWGQARRSPEAAPGSCSIQALPCPRPAPGAAQCGHLLLELPPWEGLTAQSSSRFQGPSQGSPWQDPAQPWPQQHPVAPWFLQGKRSLGRRKSSAGSCLLLRDTQQQGPEPPPGLEGQVTPSAPPLPGSSTGRQAAGADPELRLEEVLHSRQEQLQYYSLRNQSSGCTWDARD, from the exons ATGCTGCAGCTggtgaggggctgtggggcgcTGGAGCCCAAAACCTTAGCAGCTGCATGGCCCAGTAAGacagcccctggctcccccttGGCTCCCCCGGCTGCCAgagtccctgctccccacactggTTGTTTTCCCCAGGAGCCCAGCAGGCGAACAGGAGGATCCCGTGGACAGGAAGGAAACACGTCTCCGGGTGGTGGtcag GGTTCGGCCCCTGACCTGCCCGGAGCGCCGCAGAGGGGACCAGCGTGTGGTGCACTGCCTTGGGGACAACACCGTCTACGTGAGTGCCCCACGCTGGACAGGCCACAGCTGGGCGCTGGCCTGATCCTGAGCCAGTTCTCTTCTCCCCATGCCAG gttctCCTGCACTGCCTTTGCCTTTGGACAAACGGGCTCTGGAAAGACCTACACGTTAATGGGACCCTTAGCCCAGGTGAGAGCCCCTCCTCGGGGGCAAACCGACAGCCGCGCTGAGCAG GGCGAGGGCCAGCCAGCGACTCCCTACCTCGGGGGGCTGATGCAAAGGGCCTTTGTGTGTCTCCTGGAGCAGACGCAGCGCTACAGACCCGGCCTCGTGCTCAGCGCCTCGTACGTGGAGATACACAATGAGCAG GTGAGAGACCTGCTGAGCCCAGGGCCACCCAGGCCCCTGCCCGTGCGATGGAGCAAAACCAGGGGCTTCTACATCGAGAACCTGCTCACGGTGGAGTTTGGGAGCCTGGAGGCCATCATGGACCTGCTGCAGGAAG GCACCCGAAGGCGGCGGAGCGCCGCGCATGCACTGAATGGGCACTCGAGCCGCAGCCACGCCCTGCTGACCATCCGCATCCGCCGCAAGGCT atGAGCCCagatcccagctccccccagcaaGGCGTGCTCTGCTTCGTGGACCTGGCCGGCAGCGAGAGGGTGAAGGACACCGGCTCGGCTGGGGAGCGCTTAGTGGAGGCCAGCAACATCAACCGCAGTCTCCTGGCTCTAG GGCACTGCATCTCTCTGCTGGTGGACCCCAGACGGAGGCGGAGTCACATCCCGTACAGGGACAGCAAGCTCACCCGGCTGCTGGCCGAGTCCCTGGGCGGATCCGGGGTCACGCTCATG CAGGTCGCCTGCGTCTCGCCCTCCTCGCGCTGCCTGCCGGAGACACTGCGCACGCTGCGCTTCGCCGGCAGGGCCAAGAAGGTCACCACCAAGCCTGTGGCCCACAGG ATTTCCCGGGAGAAGCTGCTGCGAAGTTTGGAGCAAGAAATCCAGGCCCTGCGGGAGGAAAACCTCTCCCTGCGCCAGCAGCTGCGGCTGCCCAGGATACTGGGCGGGAGCACAGCCACCCACACAGCCCCCACAC AGCTGCCCGAGTGCCAGGAGGAGAGCCATGCCCCTGGGCAGAGAGGGGCCCCGAGGAGAGCACCCGGCGCGGCCAGGCGCAGCCTCTATGGCCTCCTGCAGGAGTTTGTGCTGGAGAACGAGCAGCTTAG GCACCTGGAGTCCCCCCCAGCCCtcagcagctggggccaggcccgACGCTCCCCCGAAGCTGCCCCCGGCTCCTGCAGcatccaggccctgccctgcccccgccctgcccccggcGCAGCCCAGTGTGGCCAC CTGCTCCTGGAGCTGCCGCCATGGGAGGGGCTCACTGCCCAGAGCAGTTCCAGGTTccaggggcccagccagggcAGCCCATGGCAGGATCCGgctcagccctggccccagcagcACCCTGTGGCTCCCTGGTTTCTCCAGGGGAAAAG GAGCCTGGGCCGAAGGAAGAGCTCTGCTGGCTCGTGTCTGCTCCTGAGAGACACCCAGCAGCAGGGCCCCGAGCCTCCCCCCGGCCTGGAGGGGCAGGTCACGCcgtcagcccctcccctgccaggcagcagcacagggcgCCAAG cagcaggtgctgaccCTGAGCTGCGGCTGGAGGAGGtgctgcactcacggcaggagcAGCTCCAATACTACAGCCTGCGGAACCAGAGCTCCGGCTGCACATGGGACGCCCGGGATTGA